One window from the genome of Gemmatimonadetes bacterium SCN 70-22 encodes:
- a CDS encoding GTP-binding protein TypA: MDIRNIAIIAHVDHGKTTLVDKMLRQAGAFRENQVVAERVMDSNPLERERGITILAKNTAVTWRETKINIVDTPGHADFGGEVERILRMVDGVLLVVDAFDGPMPQTRFVLRKALDLKRAPIVVINKIDRPGAEPMRVHDEVLDLFIELEADDSILDAPFIFASGREGVATTDLARTPVDLAPLFDAIVAHVPPPPSDRDGTFQMLVSTLDYSPYLGRLAVGRIERGRVKLGENIALLPSDPALPVVTSRVTKLYTHQGLERIEVESASAGDIVALAGLEGVEIGSTLSDVEAQERMEGIAVEEPTISVDFLVNNSPFAGKDGKFVTSRQLRERLYKELERNVALKVEETDSTDTWTVSGRGELHLSILMETMRREGYEFQVSRPRVISREGPNGEKLEPYEELMIDVPEEFLGVVIEKLGPRRAELIDMRNPGQGMVRVRYRIPARGLFGYRSEFLTDTRGTGILHHRFLEYGAWAGALTGRTRGTLVSMEQGTVVAFALGNLQERSTLFVRPGEQVYDGMIIGENSRPGDMDVNPTKEKKLTNMRSKSADEAIQLEPPRELTLEGALEYIEDDELIEVTPAAVRLRKRMLNAIDRKKLSREAKRERERAAP, from the coding sequence ATGGATATCCGCAACATCGCCATCATCGCGCACGTCGACCACGGGAAGACGACCCTGGTCGACAAGATGCTACGCCAGGCCGGCGCCTTCCGCGAGAATCAGGTCGTCGCCGAGCGCGTGATGGACTCGAACCCGCTGGAGCGGGAACGCGGAATCACGATCCTGGCCAAGAACACGGCCGTGACCTGGCGGGAGACGAAGATCAACATCGTCGATACGCCGGGCCATGCCGATTTCGGCGGGGAGGTCGAGCGAATCCTGCGCATGGTCGACGGGGTTCTGCTGGTGGTGGACGCCTTCGACGGGCCCATGCCGCAGACGCGCTTCGTTCTCCGGAAGGCGCTCGACCTCAAGCGCGCCCCGATCGTGGTGATCAACAAGATCGATCGCCCCGGGGCCGAGCCGATGCGCGTCCACGACGAAGTCCTCGACCTGTTCATCGAGCTGGAGGCGGACGACAGCATCCTGGACGCGCCGTTCATCTTCGCATCCGGGCGTGAGGGGGTTGCCACGACCGACCTTGCCCGGACGCCGGTCGACCTGGCGCCGCTGTTCGATGCGATCGTCGCCCACGTCCCCCCGCCGCCGAGCGACCGGGACGGGACGTTCCAGATGCTCGTCTCCACGCTCGACTATTCGCCCTACCTCGGCCGGCTGGCGGTCGGACGCATCGAGCGTGGCCGGGTCAAGTTGGGCGAGAACATCGCGCTCCTGCCGAGCGATCCGGCGCTCCCGGTCGTGACGTCGCGCGTCACCAAGTTGTACACGCACCAGGGACTCGAGCGCATCGAGGTCGAGTCGGCGTCGGCGGGGGACATCGTCGCCCTGGCGGGGCTGGAGGGAGTAGAGATCGGAAGCACCCTGTCGGATGTGGAGGCGCAGGAGCGGATGGAGGGGATCGCGGTCGAGGAACCGACGATCTCGGTGGACTTCCTCGTGAACAATTCCCCGTTTGCGGGGAAGGACGGGAAGTTCGTGACGTCGCGCCAGCTTCGGGAGCGGCTCTACAAGGAGCTGGAGCGGAACGTGGCGCTCAAGGTCGAGGAGACCGATTCGACCGATACGTGGACGGTATCGGGGCGTGGCGAGCTGCACCTCTCGATCCTCATGGAGACGATGCGTCGCGAGGGGTACGAGTTCCAGGTCTCGCGTCCGCGTGTCATCTCGCGGGAGGGGCCGAACGGCGAGAAGCTGGAGCCGTACGAGGAGCTGATGATCGACGTCCCGGAGGAGTTTCTCGGGGTGGTGATCGAGAAGTTGGGGCCGCGGCGAGCCGAGCTGATCGACATGCGGAATCCGGGGCAGGGGATGGTACGGGTGCGGTACCGGATTCCGGCGCGTGGGCTGTTCGGGTATCGCAGCGAGTTCCTGACGGACACGCGGGGGACGGGGATCCTGCACCACCGGTTCCTGGAGTACGGGGCGTGGGCGGGGGCGTTGACGGGGCGGACGCGTGGCACGCTGGTTTCGATGGAGCAGGGGACGGTGGTGGCGTTCGCGCTGGGCAACCTGCAGGAGCGCTCGACGTTGTTCGTGCGTCCCGGGGAGCAGGTGTACGACGGGATGATCATCGGGGAGAACTCGCGTCCGGGCGACATGGACGTGAACCCGACGAAGGAGAAGAAGCTGACGAACATGCGTTCCAAGTCGGCCGACGAGGCGATCCAGCTGGAGCCGCCGCGGGAGTTGACGCTGGAAGGCGCGCTGGAGTACATAGAGGACGACGAGCTGATCGAGGTCACGCCCGCGGCGGTGCGCTTGCGCAAGCGCATGTTGAATGCGATCGACCGGAAGAAGCTCTCTCGTGAGGCAAAGCGCGAACGGGAACGCGCGGCGCCGTAA
- a CDS encoding 4-hydroxythreonine-4-phosphate dehydrogenase PdxA, whose protein sequence is MPRRPIAITLGDPRGIGPEVVRKALDSSEVQALGAFELVGPTGTGLDVQHAVGEWHARGGPALAGRLAGLAIERAVQLAKSGRVGGIVTAPIDKAALLAGGYDYPGHTEMLAALTGADVAMMLASDTLRVVLATTHVSLREVPSAVTREALMRAVRVTREGLRHWFGIAEPRIALCALNPHAGDGGRFGDEDDTLLAPVAREAGVSGPFPADTVFVRAMRGAFDAVIAPYHDVGMTAIKVASFGHAVNVTLGLPFPRTSPDHGTALDIAGQGIADAGSMIAAVTMCAAIAARAVPLSPGAPAS, encoded by the coding sequence ATGCCCCGCCGCCCCATCGCCATCACCCTCGGTGATCCTCGCGGGATCGGCCCGGAGGTCGTGCGCAAGGCGCTTGACAGCAGCGAGGTACAGGCGCTCGGGGCGTTCGAGCTGGTCGGCCCCACGGGGACGGGGTTGGACGTGCAGCACGCGGTGGGCGAGTGGCACGCCCGGGGGGGGCCGGCCCTCGCTGGCCGGCTGGCCGGCCTCGCGATCGAGCGCGCGGTGCAGCTGGCGAAGTCCGGACGGGTGGGCGGGATCGTCACGGCCCCCATCGACAAGGCGGCGCTGCTGGCCGGAGGCTACGACTACCCGGGGCACACCGAGATGCTCGCCGCCCTTACCGGCGCCGACGTGGCGATGATGCTCGCCTCCGACACGCTGCGCGTGGTCCTGGCCACCACGCACGTCTCGCTGCGCGAGGTGCCGTCGGCGGTCACGCGCGAGGCCCTGATGCGCGCGGTGCGCGTCACCCGCGAGGGCCTGCGCCACTGGTTCGGGATCGCCGAGCCGCGCATCGCCCTCTGCGCCCTCAATCCCCACGCGGGCGACGGCGGGCGCTTCGGCGACGAGGACGATACCCTCCTGGCCCCGGTGGCGCGGGAAGCCGGCGTGAGCGGCCCGTTCCCCGCCGACACCGTCTTCGTGCGGGCGATGCGCGGGGCGTTCGACGCGGTGATCGCTCCGTACCACGACGTCGGCATGACCGCCATCAAGGTCGCGTCGTTCGGGCACGCGGTGAACGTCACGCTCGGCCTCCCCTTTCCGCGCACCTCCCCCGATCACGGGACGGCGCTCGACATCGCCGGGCAGGGCATCGCCGACGCGGGGAGCATGATCGCCGCCGTCACCATGTGCGCCGCGATTGCCGCGCGCGCCGTGCCGCTCTCGCCCGGCGCGCCCGCGTCGTAG
- a CDS encoding transcription-repair coupling factor has product MALPTILDAVERLGAFARVANVFPSAGARVAVAGLHGSSDAVLVAALARRFPQRFFVVVTDAVADAERWLSDLHVLADDAAAALYPPREGYGEVEPHAEVAGERVETLERVSRGAVRILLTTARALLERTALPNALGTARLELRKGDVRRPEELAAHLEAIGFERVTMVDDVAQFSVRGGIFDIYSFGMAEPVRLEFWGDEIVELRHFELGTQRSTRPATVAVILPVDAAPSVGTPGGDRVSILALFPPDTVLVLPDESHLVPELARTWAEAEHHAELARRRGEEVVPRDQLFLPPAEVERALGTLGRIAATDPSRERDCITFPIRPPENIARDIRLLRQVVRDGTPTMILCDNAGQAERLDELLNEEAAARSPASLVIGVLNGGFVVPPGVPDRRETVDGGRAFGAGPETAPRTGALPPPTSRLPSGASGLRVLTDHEIFRRERRLRRARRYATGSALEAITTLKPGDYVVHLEHGVGIYRGIEKLFMRESTIEVAVIEYEGGDRLNVPLYRIDQVERYRSGVDVGDDAPPPRLHKLGGRRWAQQRERTRLAIEEMTQELLLLYARRHLASRPPHVPDTAWQRQLESSFLFEDTPDQRKATTDVKEDMEKPRPMDRLLVGDVGYGKTEIAIRAAFKAIQSGRQVAVLVPTTILAEQHFRTFSERLADFPVRIAVVSRFQTPKEQAAILADLAAKSIDVVIGTHRLLSDDVAFGQLGLIVVDEEHRFGVKHKEKLKHLKLETDVLTLTATPIPRTLHLSLAGLRDMTLMQTPPRDRSPVLTFVEPWDDGIIEEGIARELDRGGQVFFVHNRIETIEAIADHIRRVAPRARVAVGHGQMREKDLEEVMRRFVAGEVDVLVSTLIVESGLDVPNANTMFINRADHFGLAQLYQLRGRVGRSHRRAYCYLVVPDQVDEDAERRLQVLEHHTELGAGYRVALKDMELRGAGNLLGAEQSGHVQAVGFELYLRMLEEAVRRVQAGDAAPPVVPTDVSLDLPAYLPDDYIVAPDAKLDIYRRLTALTEPVAIEALKGEVRDRFGPLPREAHHLFASAILRLVGGELGIEGILVHGDEARVTFRDSATPRLKGLTAAFGEVQFRAEIRRMQPLSLKLTRLGGAGILDGLVRALSLLRPNDPPRGG; this is encoded by the coding sequence CTCGGACCTGCACGTCCTCGCCGACGATGCGGCGGCCGCGCTGTACCCGCCGCGCGAGGGCTACGGCGAGGTGGAGCCCCATGCGGAGGTGGCCGGCGAGCGGGTCGAGACGCTGGAGCGCGTTTCGCGCGGGGCGGTGCGCATCCTGCTCACCACCGCCCGTGCCCTCCTGGAGCGCACCGCCCTCCCCAACGCGTTAGGCACGGCGCGCCTCGAGTTGCGCAAGGGCGACGTCCGGCGCCCCGAGGAGCTCGCCGCGCATCTCGAGGCCATCGGCTTCGAGCGCGTCACGATGGTGGACGACGTGGCCCAGTTCTCGGTGCGGGGGGGGATCTTCGACATCTACTCCTTCGGCATGGCGGAACCCGTGCGCCTCGAGTTCTGGGGCGACGAGATCGTCGAGCTGCGCCACTTCGAGCTGGGGACGCAGCGGAGCACGCGCCCGGCCACCGTCGCCGTCATCCTCCCGGTCGATGCGGCGCCCAGCGTCGGCACGCCCGGCGGCGACCGCGTCTCCATCCTCGCGCTCTTCCCGCCCGACACCGTCCTCGTCCTCCCCGACGAGTCGCACCTCGTCCCCGAGCTCGCCCGCACGTGGGCCGAGGCGGAGCACCACGCCGAGCTGGCCCGGCGCCGCGGCGAGGAGGTGGTGCCGCGCGACCAGCTCTTCCTCCCGCCGGCCGAGGTCGAGCGCGCGTTAGGCACGCTGGGACGCATCGCCGCCACCGATCCGTCGCGGGAGCGCGACTGCATCACCTTCCCCATTCGTCCCCCGGAGAACATCGCCCGCGACATCCGCCTCCTCCGCCAGGTGGTGCGCGACGGCACGCCGACGATGATCCTCTGCGACAACGCGGGGCAGGCCGAGCGCCTGGACGAGCTGCTCAACGAGGAGGCGGCGGCCCGCTCGCCGGCCAGCCTGGTGATCGGCGTGCTGAACGGGGGCTTCGTGGTGCCGCCGGGCGTGCCCGACCGGCGGGAGACGGTGGATGGGGGACGGGCGTTTGGCGCCGGGCCCGAAACGGCGCCGCGCACCGGCGCACTCCCGCCTCCCACCTCCCGCCTCCCGTCCGGTGCCTCCGGGCTCCGTGTCCTGACCGACCACGAGATCTTCCGCCGCGAGCGCCGCCTCCGCCGCGCCCGTCGTTATGCGACCGGGTCGGCCCTCGAGGCGATCACCACGCTCAAGCCGGGCGACTACGTCGTGCACCTCGAGCACGGGGTCGGGATCTATCGCGGCATCGAGAAGCTCTTCATGCGGGAGAGCACCATCGAGGTCGCCGTCATCGAGTACGAGGGAGGCGACCGGCTCAACGTCCCGCTCTATCGCATCGACCAGGTGGAGCGGTATCGGTCGGGGGTCGACGTCGGGGACGACGCCCCGCCGCCCAGGCTGCACAAGCTCGGCGGACGCCGCTGGGCGCAGCAGCGCGAACGGACGCGCCTGGCCATCGAGGAGATGACGCAGGAGCTCCTCCTGCTGTACGCGCGCCGTCACCTGGCCTCCCGCCCCCCCCACGTCCCCGATACCGCCTGGCAACGCCAGCTCGAGTCGTCGTTCCTCTTCGAGGATACGCCCGACCAGCGCAAGGCGACGACCGACGTCAAGGAGGACATGGAGAAGCCGCGCCCCATGGACCGCCTCCTGGTGGGCGACGTGGGCTACGGCAAGACCGAGATCGCGATTCGGGCCGCCTTCAAGGCGATCCAGAGCGGACGGCAGGTCGCCGTCCTCGTCCCGACGACGATCCTCGCCGAGCAGCACTTCCGCACCTTCTCCGAGCGCCTGGCCGACTTCCCCGTCCGCATCGCCGTCGTGTCGCGCTTCCAGACGCCGAAGGAGCAGGCCGCGATCCTCGCCGACCTGGCCGCGAAGTCGATCGACGTCGTGATCGGGACCCACCGCCTCCTCTCCGACGACGTCGCCTTCGGCCAACTGGGGCTCATCGTCGTCGACGAGGAGCACCGCTTCGGCGTCAAGCACAAGGAGAAGCTCAAGCATCTCAAGCTCGAGACCGACGTCCTGACGCTGACGGCGACGCCGATCCCGCGCACGTTGCACCTCTCGCTGGCGGGGCTGCGCGACATGACGCTGATGCAGACCCCGCCGCGCGATCGCTCGCCCGTCCTGACCTTCGTGGAGCCGTGGGACGACGGCATCATCGAGGAGGGGATCGCCCGCGAGCTCGATCGCGGCGGGCAGGTCTTCTTCGTCCACAACCGCATCGAGACCATCGAGGCCATCGCCGACCACATCCGGCGGGTCGCCCCGCGCGCCCGCGTCGCCGTGGGGCACGGACAGATGCGGGAGAAGGACCTGGAGGAGGTCATGCGCCGCTTCGTGGCCGGCGAGGTCGACGTCCTCGTCTCGACCCTCATCGTGGAGAGCGGGCTCGACGTGCCTAACGCCAACACGATGTTCATCAACCGTGCCGACCACTTCGGCCTCGCCCAGCTCTACCAGCTGCGCGGACGGGTGGGGCGCTCGCACCGGCGCGCCTACTGCTACCTGGTCGTCCCCGACCAGGTCGACGAGGACGCGGAGCGCCGGCTGCAAGTCCTGGAGCACCACACCGAGCTCGGGGCGGGGTACCGCGTGGCCCTCAAGGACATGGAGCTGCGCGGCGCCGGGAACCTCCTCGGCGCCGAGCAATCCGGCCACGTCCAGGCGGTCGGCTTCGAGCTGTACCTGCGCATGCTCGAGGAAGCGGTCAGGCGCGTCCAGGCCGGCGATGCCGCCCCCCCCGTCGTCCCCACCGACGTCTCGCTCGACCTCCCGGCCTATCTCCCCGACGACTACATCGTCGCCCCCGACGCGAAGCTCGACATCTATCGCCGGCTCACCGCCCTCACCGAGCCGGTCGCCATCGAGGCGCTCAAGGGCGAGGTGCGCGACCGCTTCGGCCCCCTCCCGCGCGAGGCGCATCACCTCTTTGCCAGCGCCATCCTGCGCCTGGTCGGCGGGGAGCTGGGGATCGAGGGGATCCTCGTGCACGGTGACGAAGCCCGTGTTACTTTTCGCGACTCCGCGACGCCGCGCCTCAAGGGGCTCACGGCGGCCTTCGGAGAGGTGCAGTTCCGCGCCGAGATCCGGCGCATGCAGCCCTTGTCGCTCAAGCTCACCCGGCTTGGCGGCGCCGGCATCCTCGACGGTCTCGTGCGCGCCCTCTCGCTCCTGCGCCCGAACGATCCGCCGCGGGGCGGGTAA